The Salmo salar chromosome ssa06, Ssal_v3.1, whole genome shotgun sequence genome window below encodes:
- the LOC106595587 gene encoding immunoglobulin lambda-1 light chain, which yields MLGTLCTLITALTYVSCQKAVIQTPSVLTVSTKGTATFYCDITKDERNYVNWYKQVPGGAPQYVLRFYHSWSSSTSSSSDKYGSGFSSDRFTSKATSDKDYQFIISNVEETDSAVYYCQTRNDSPFALVFGQGTKLIVSDSTLPPPVLTILPPSSDELKSNKVTLVCLASQMAMGYADVSWTAGGNPVTADIATSGPVPQADKTFQLSSCLTVDTSEWNQDKVFSCKVTAGSKFAEKGIKKSECSTE from the exons atGCTGGGGACACTCTGCACTCTCATCACTGCTCTAACAT ATGTCAGTTGCCAGAAAGCAGTGATACAGACACCTTCAGTACTGACTGTCAGCACAAAGGGGACTGCTACTTTTTACTGTGACATCACCAAAGATGAACGCAATTATGTAAACTGGTATAAACAGGTTCCAGGAGGAGCTCCACAGTATGTGTTAAGGTTTTACCATAGTTGGAGTAGCTCTACCTCTTCTTCTTCTGACAAATATGGATCTGGTTTCTCCTCTGATCGTTTCACATCTAAAGCCACGTCTGATAAGGATTATCAGTTTATAATCAGTAATGTGGAGGAGACAGACTCagcagtgtattactgtcagaCTCGGAATGACTCTCCTTTTGCGCTC GTATTCGGACAAGGAACCAAGCTCATTGTCAGTG ACTCTACCCTCCCTCCGCCTGTCTTGACCATCCTCCCTCCGTCCAGCGATGAGTTGAAGTCCAACAAAGTCACCCTGGTGTGTCTGGCCAGTCAGATGGCCATGGGCTACGCCGATGTCAGCTGGACCGCTGGCGGGAATCCGGTCACCGCCGACATCGCGACGAGTGGCCCGGTGCCGCAAGCCGACAAGACGTTCCAACTCAGTAGTTGTCTGACCGTTGACACGTCAGAATGGAACCAGGACAAAGTGTTCTCATGTAAAGTCACCGCGGGCTCCAAGTTCGCTGAGAAAGGCATCAAGAAGTCTGAATGCAGCACTGAATAG